A part of Streptomyces sp. NBC_00557 genomic DNA contains:
- a CDS encoding BlaI/MecI/CopY family transcriptional regulator, which produces MAGTGARGRAERRSAGALESEVLATLWATDRPLTPAEIQAEVDGALAYNTVHTILKRLYDKGLVLRDADGRRGAYRPAKNAAELTAEAMHEALDRGPDPIAALQQFVTGLSPEEERALRDLLAGDGA; this is translated from the coding sequence ATGGCTGGCACAGGGGCCCGCGGCAGGGCGGAGCGGCGCAGCGCCGGTGCGCTGGAGAGCGAGGTGCTGGCCACGCTGTGGGCCACGGACCGGCCGCTGACGCCGGCCGAGATCCAGGCCGAGGTCGACGGGGCGCTCGCCTACAACACGGTGCACACCATCCTCAAACGCCTGTACGACAAGGGGCTGGTGCTGCGGGACGCCGACGGCCGGCGCGGCGCGTACCGGCCCGCGAAGAACGCGGCCGAGCTGACGGCCGAGGCGATGCACGAGGCCCTGGACCGCGGGCCCGACCCGATCGCCGCGCTCCAGCAGTTCGTGACCGGGCTGAGCCCGGAGGAGGAGCGTGCGCTGCGCGACCTGCTCGCGGGGGACGGCGCATGA
- a CDS encoding M56 family metallopeptidase, whose translation MTYDVYTPLVLSLLLSAAGPLIARRAAPALAARVLTSAAVLTAGATTWSLVLLAATLLGAAPPVIREAREDGHPVTDPVPGAIGAAACLALLAVGVRVYRAVRAERRTRRVLRRLCAGHPADTELIVAASEVPQAFAIPGRPGRILVTSAMLSALGPAERRVLLAHERAHLSHRHGSLVTAATLAVAADPLLRPVRSAIAFLVERWADEQAASTVRDRRTAARALARAALTAGRARACALGFADRSVTRRIAALQTSPPPRLWPAAAGVLLLGALATLLAADATGDLLRQLSGALS comes from the coding sequence ATGACGTACGACGTCTACACCCCGCTGGTGCTGTCGCTGCTGCTGTCCGCGGCGGGGCCGCTGATCGCCCGGCGGGCCGCACCGGCCCTCGCCGCGCGTGTGCTCACCTCGGCGGCGGTGCTGACCGCAGGCGCCACCACCTGGTCGCTGGTCCTGCTGGCCGCGACGCTGCTCGGCGCGGCGCCGCCGGTGATCCGCGAGGCCCGGGAGGACGGGCACCCGGTGACGGACCCCGTGCCCGGGGCGATCGGTGCGGCCGCCTGTCTGGCTCTGCTGGCGGTCGGCGTGCGGGTGTACCGGGCCGTGCGCGCCGAGCGGCGCACCCGGCGGGTTCTGCGCCGGCTGTGCGCGGGGCATCCGGCGGACACCGAGCTGATCGTCGCCGCCTCCGAGGTGCCGCAGGCCTTCGCGATCCCGGGCAGGCCGGGACGCATCCTGGTCACCTCGGCGATGCTGAGCGCCCTCGGGCCCGCCGAACGCCGGGTGCTGCTCGCCCACGAGCGGGCCCATCTCAGCCACCGGCACGGGTCGCTGGTCACGGCGGCGACGCTCGCCGTCGCCGCCGACCCGCTGCTGCGTCCGGTGCGTTCCGCCATCGCGTTCCTGGTGGAGCGGTGGGCGGACGAGCAGGCGGCGTCGACGGTCAGGGACCGACGTACGGCCGCCCGGGCCCTGGCCCGGGCCGCCCTCACCGCCGGCCGGGCCCGGGCGTGCGCCCTCGGCTTCGCCGACCGCTCGGTCACCCGCCGGATCGCGGCCCTGCAGACGAGCCCGCCGCCGCGGTTGTGGCCGGCCGCGGCAGGCGTCCTCCTCCTTGGCGCCCTGGCCACCCTCCTCGCCGCCGACGCGACGGGCGACCTTCTCCGGCAGTTGTCCGGCGCGCTGAGCTGA
- a CDS encoding glycoside hydrolase family 65 protein, with the protein MITDRSYTVEPWAVRETALDLGVLAQSESVFALSNGHVGWRGNLDEGEPHGLPGSYLNGVHEVHPLPYAEAGYGYPESGQTVINVTNGKIIRLLVDDEPFDLRYGRLVSHERVLDLRRGVLERTCEWTSPAGSTVRVRSTRLVSLTQRAVAAIAYEVEAVGDRSRVVIQSELVANETLPESDGDPRAAIALQSPLEQEDHFASGSRLRLVHRTRRSGLRVAVAADHVVSGPERTTTRSESGTDVARLTVTSVLEPGQTLRVEKLVAHGWSGARSLPAMADQVDAALAAAAHDGWQGLLADQRACLDDFWARADVEVEGDEQIQQAVRFALFHVLQAGARAEQRAIPAKGLTGSGYDGHAFWDTEMFVLPVLVHTAPAAVAEALRWRYNTLDEARERAAQLGLAGAAFPWRTIAGPEGSAYWPAGTAAFHVNAGIADAVVRYVEATGDTVFERETGVELLVETARLWRSLGHHDAHGVFHIDGVTGPDEYSAIADDNTYTNLMARQNLLAAADAAERHPREAARLGVDEEETASWRDAADAMHVPYNHELRVHEQHAGFTRYQRWDFAGTRPDQYPLLLHFPYFDLYRKQVVKQADLVLAMYTCGDFFADRYDEEQVARNFAYYEPLTVRDSSLSACCQAVIAAETGHLDLAWDYTTEAALMDLRDLEHNTRDGLHIASLAGSWMALVAGFGGMRRDGERLRFAPRLPERLSRLAFNVEFRGRRLRVEIGADKATYALLDGPPLTLRHHGEPLTVSTDGPAVRAMPPAVRRPAPDQPPHRTPNGG; encoded by the coding sequence GTGATCACCGACCGGTCGTACACCGTCGAGCCGTGGGCGGTCCGGGAGACCGCCCTCGACCTCGGCGTCCTCGCCCAGAGCGAGTCGGTGTTCGCGCTGTCCAACGGGCACGTCGGCTGGCGCGGCAACCTCGACGAGGGCGAACCGCACGGCCTGCCCGGCAGCTACCTCAACGGCGTGCACGAGGTGCACCCGCTGCCGTACGCCGAAGCCGGCTACGGCTACCCCGAGTCCGGCCAGACGGTCATCAACGTCACCAACGGCAAGATCATCAGGCTGCTCGTCGACGACGAGCCCTTCGACCTGCGCTACGGCCGGCTCGTCAGCCACGAACGGGTCCTCGACCTGCGCCGCGGGGTGCTGGAGCGGACCTGCGAGTGGACCTCGCCGGCCGGGTCCACGGTCCGGGTGCGCTCGACCCGGCTGGTGTCGCTGACCCAGCGCGCGGTGGCCGCCATCGCGTACGAGGTGGAGGCCGTCGGCGACCGCAGCCGGGTGGTGATCCAGTCCGAGCTGGTCGCCAACGAGACCCTGCCCGAGTCCGACGGCGACCCGCGCGCGGCCATCGCGCTGCAGTCGCCGCTGGAGCAGGAGGACCACTTCGCCTCCGGCAGCCGGCTGCGGCTGGTGCACCGCACCCGGCGCAGCGGCCTGAGGGTGGCCGTGGCCGCCGATCACGTCGTCAGCGGCCCGGAGCGCACCACCACCCGCAGCGAGAGCGGCACCGACGTGGCCCGCCTGACGGTCACCTCCGTGCTCGAGCCCGGGCAGACGCTGCGGGTGGAGAAGCTGGTCGCCCACGGCTGGTCCGGCGCCCGCTCGCTGCCCGCGATGGCCGACCAGGTCGACGCCGCGCTCGCCGCCGCCGCGCACGACGGCTGGCAGGGCCTGCTCGCCGACCAGCGGGCCTGCCTGGACGACTTCTGGGCCCGCGCCGACGTCGAGGTGGAGGGCGACGAGCAGATCCAGCAGGCGGTCCGCTTCGCCCTGTTCCACGTCCTGCAGGCCGGCGCCCGCGCCGAGCAGCGGGCCATCCCGGCCAAGGGCCTGACCGGCTCCGGCTACGACGGGCACGCCTTCTGGGACACCGAGATGTTCGTGCTGCCGGTGCTCGTCCACACCGCCCCCGCCGCCGTCGCCGAGGCCCTGCGCTGGCGGTACAACACCCTGGACGAGGCCCGGGAGCGCGCGGCGCAGCTCGGGCTCGCGGGCGCCGCGTTCCCGTGGCGGACCATCGCCGGGCCGGAGGGCTCGGCGTACTGGCCGGCCGGCACCGCCGCCTTCCATGTGAACGCCGGCATAGCCGACGCGGTCGTCCGGTACGTCGAGGCCACCGGCGACACCGTGTTCGAGCGCGAGACCGGCGTGGAACTGCTGGTGGAGACCGCGCGGCTGTGGCGCTCCCTGGGCCACCACGACGCCCACGGCGTCTTCCACATCGACGGGGTCACCGGCCCCGACGAGTACAGCGCGATCGCCGACGACAACACGTACACCAACCTCATGGCCCGGCAGAACCTGCTCGCCGCCGCCGACGCCGCCGAACGCCACCCGCGCGAGGCGGCCCGGCTGGGCGTGGACGAGGAGGAGACCGCCTCCTGGCGGGACGCCGCCGACGCGATGCACGTCCCCTACAACCACGAGCTGCGCGTGCACGAGCAGCACGCCGGGTTCACCCGCTACCAGCGCTGGGACTTCGCCGGCACCCGCCCCGACCAGTACCCGCTGCTGCTGCACTTCCCCTACTTCGACCTGTACCGCAAGCAGGTCGTCAAGCAGGCCGACCTGGTGCTGGCCATGTACACCTGCGGCGACTTCTTCGCCGACCGGTACGACGAGGAGCAGGTCGCCCGGAACTTCGCCTACTACGAGCCGCTGACCGTCCGGGACTCCTCCCTGTCGGCGTGCTGCCAGGCCGTCATCGCCGCCGAGACCGGCCATCTCGACCTCGCCTGGGACTACACCACCGAGGCCGCCCTGATGGACCTGCGGGACCTGGAGCACAACACCCGCGACGGGCTGCACATCGCCTCGCTGGCCGGCAGCTGGATGGCGCTGGTGGCGGGCTTCGGCGGGATGCGCCGCGACGGCGAGCGCCTGCGGTTCGCGCCGCGCCTGCCCGAGCGCCTGAGCCGGCTCGCCTTCAACGTCGAGTTCCGGGGCCGGCGGCTGCGCGTGGAGATCGGCGCCGACAAGGCGACGTACGCCCTGCTGGACGGGCCGCCGCTGACCCTCCGGCACCACGGCGAGCCGCTCACCGTGAGCACCGACGGACCCGCCGTACGAGCGATGCCACCGGCGGTACGCCGCCCGGCACCGGACCAGCCACCACACCGCACGCCGAACGGGGGCTGA
- a CDS encoding HAD family hydrolase: MTQLGLPDEIQACLFDLDGVVTKTAVVHAAAWKETFDAFLRGYAGEQGRPFDAVADYDEYVDGRPRADGVRAFLDSRGIHLPEGTPDDPPDARTVHGLGNRKNVLLLEKIRTGGVEAYEGTLRYLEAVRAAGLRTAIVSSSANCRDVLRAVGAEHLFDVRVDGVVAAARHLPGKPHPDTFLAAAHDLGVEPSRAAVFEDALAGMDAGRSGGFGYVVGVDRVGQTDALYAHGASIVVKDLAELGGKQ; the protein is encoded by the coding sequence ATGACTCAGCTCGGTCTGCCCGACGAAATCCAGGCCTGTCTGTTCGACCTCGACGGGGTCGTCACCAAGACGGCCGTCGTGCACGCGGCGGCCTGGAAGGAGACGTTCGACGCGTTCCTGCGGGGCTACGCGGGGGAGCAGGGCCGGCCGTTCGACGCGGTCGCCGACTACGACGAGTACGTCGACGGCCGCCCACGCGCCGACGGCGTCCGCGCCTTCCTCGACTCGCGCGGCATCCACCTGCCCGAGGGCACCCCCGACGACCCGCCGGACGCCCGTACGGTGCACGGCCTCGGCAACCGCAAGAACGTCCTGCTGCTGGAGAAGATCCGCACCGGCGGGGTGGAGGCCTACGAGGGCACCCTGCGGTATCTGGAGGCGGTCCGCGCAGCGGGCCTGCGCACGGCGATCGTCTCCTCCAGCGCCAACTGCCGGGACGTGCTGCGCGCCGTGGGGGCCGAGCACCTCTTCGACGTGCGCGTCGACGGCGTGGTCGCCGCGGCGCGGCACCTGCCGGGCAAGCCGCACCCCGACACGTTCCTCGCCGCCGCCCACGACCTGGGGGTCGAGCCGTCCCGGGCGGCCGTCTTCGAGGACGCGCTGGCCGGCATGGACGCGGGCCGCTCGGGCGGCTTCGGCTACGTCGTCGGCGTGGACCGCGTGGGCCAGACCGACGCGCTGTACGCGCACGGCGCGAGCATCGTGGTGAAGGACCTCGCCGAGCTGGGAGGCAAGCAGTGA
- a CDS encoding nucleoside/nucleotide kinase family protein: MPLTFDDLLDRARGLVRGGRRALLGIAGSPGAGKTTLAEHLVRALNADGPPWAAHVPMDGFHLADAELDRLGRRDRKGAPDTFDAAGYAALLRRLREDTDEVVYAPGFERVLEQPLAGAIPVPPAARLVVTEGNYLLLAEGSWARVRPCLDEVWYCEADEPERIRRLIARHEEFGKDHETAVAWVLGTDQRNAALVAATRGQADLVVPATALRPPSRATECRPAGSSGPG; the protein is encoded by the coding sequence GTGCCGCTGACCTTCGACGACCTCCTCGACCGTGCCCGCGGCCTGGTCCGGGGCGGCCGGCGTGCCCTGCTGGGCATCGCGGGCAGCCCGGGGGCGGGCAAGACGACGCTCGCCGAGCATCTGGTGCGCGCCCTGAACGCCGACGGCCCGCCCTGGGCGGCGCACGTCCCCATGGACGGCTTCCACCTGGCCGACGCCGAGCTGGACCGGCTCGGCCGCCGGGACCGCAAGGGCGCCCCGGACACCTTCGACGCGGCCGGGTACGCGGCGCTGCTGCGGCGGCTGCGCGAGGACACCGACGAGGTGGTGTACGCGCCCGGCTTCGAGCGGGTGCTGGAGCAGCCGCTCGCGGGCGCGATACCGGTGCCGCCGGCCGCCCGGCTGGTGGTCACCGAGGGCAACTACCTGCTGCTGGCGGAGGGTTCCTGGGCTCGGGTACGGCCGTGCCTGGACGAGGTGTGGTACTGCGAGGCGGACGAGCCCGAGCGGATCCGCCGGCTGATCGCCCGGCACGAGGAGTTCGGCAAGGACCACGAGACGGCCGTGGCCTGGGTCCTCGGCACGGACCAGCGCAACGCCGCCCTGGTGGCGGCGACCCGCGGGCAGGCGGACCTGGTGGTGCCGGCCACCGCGCTGCGGCCGCCGTCCCGTGCGACGGAGTGCCGGCCGGCCGGTTCGTCCGGGCCGGGGTGA
- a CDS encoding phospholipid carrier-dependent glycosyltransferase, producing MMAREQHLVLTREPSAAEPRPAPGRRVYAWLRRRRRWLVPLLAALLLAQMAAVMVTTAVQQTPTIDEPVYVATAADYLHEHRIRYNPEHPPLGKLLIAAGVAVAGPHYDPSYTGTQGDVGRHLLYESGNDPWRVMLWARLPVIVLTLLSGLVAFAFARELTGVAGGLVALALYAFSPDLIAHGSLATLDVPMAGFVLTSAWLVWRARRRPALYLPLAGAALGAALATKMSALPAVPVLMALAAVSVLASKPPSPHPAPHKALSPHPAPRAALSAYAALRAALSALAGPREARRRTALRALAGAVVVAVVAVAVVWAAYLAVDPLLRFSPAEPVPALHGLRGRLVGLLPLPGAYRAGMRVQFALEAYPWQGYLFGRLYTGSLWYYLPAALLVKTPLGLLVPGAAGAVAVVAARRLRPAAPYLLLPPGVLLAAAMTGSRDFGTRYALFVPMFLAVAAACAPRPGRRWTAVATAALVLFAAVSSLRTFPYYLPYSNEAFGGPARTHRLLHDSNVDWGQDLGRLADRLRQRYPGERVWLVYKGSGVPSYYGIRAADPRGVPPERVHGLLVVSDSALAKARGRLAELVAGSRPAGDVGHSISLFRR from the coding sequence ATGATGGCGCGCGAACAGCACCTGGTCCTCACCCGTGAGCCCTCCGCCGCGGAGCCACGGCCGGCTCCCGGCCGCCGTGTGTACGCCTGGCTGCGCCGCCGCCGTCGGTGGCTGGTGCCGCTGCTGGCGGCGCTGCTGCTCGCCCAGATGGCCGCGGTGATGGTGACGACGGCCGTGCAGCAGACCCCGACCATCGACGAGCCGGTGTACGTGGCGACGGCGGCCGACTATCTGCACGAGCACCGGATCCGCTACAACCCGGAGCATCCGCCGCTCGGCAAGCTGCTGATCGCGGCCGGGGTGGCGGTGGCCGGACCGCACTACGACCCGTCGTACACCGGTACCCAGGGGGACGTGGGCCGGCATCTGCTGTACGAGTCGGGCAACGATCCCTGGCGGGTGATGCTGTGGGCGCGGCTGCCGGTGATCGTGCTGACGCTGCTGTCCGGGCTGGTCGCGTTCGCGTTCGCCAGGGAACTGACCGGCGTGGCGGGCGGTCTGGTGGCGCTCGCGCTGTACGCCTTCTCCCCCGACCTGATCGCCCACGGCTCGCTCGCCACGCTGGACGTGCCGATGGCCGGGTTCGTGCTGACGTCGGCCTGGCTGGTGTGGCGTGCCCGTCGTAGGCCCGCCCTGTACCTGCCGCTCGCCGGTGCGGCCCTGGGTGCGGCCCTGGCGACGAAGATGAGCGCCCTGCCGGCGGTTCCGGTGCTGATGGCGCTGGCAGCGGTGTCCGTCCTGGCGTCCAAGCCCCCGTCCCCGCACCCCGCCCCGCACAAGGCCCTGTCCCCGCACCCCGCCCCGCGCGCGGCCCTTTCCGCGTATGCCGCGCTGCGCGCCGCCCTGTCCGCACTCGCGGGGCCTCGGGAGGCCCGCCGCCGGACGGCGCTGCGGGCACTCGCCGGCGCAGTGGTGGTGGCGGTGGTGGCCGTCGCCGTCGTCTGGGCCGCGTATCTCGCCGTCGATCCCCTCCTGCGGTTCTCCCCCGCCGAGCCGGTCCCGGCGCTGCACGGGCTGCGCGGGCGGCTGGTGGGCCTGCTGCCGCTGCCGGGGGCGTACCGGGCGGGGATGCGGGTGCAGTTCGCGCTGGAGGCGTACCCGTGGCAGGGGTATCTGTTCGGGCGTCTGTACACCGGCTCGCTCTGGTACTACCTGCCGGCCGCGCTGCTGGTGAAGACGCCGCTCGGGCTGCTGGTGCCGGGCGCGGCCGGTGCCGTGGCGGTCGTGGCGGCCCGCCGGCTGCGGCCCGCGGCGCCGTATCTGCTGCTGCCGCCCGGGGTGCTGCTGGCGGCGGCGATGACCGGGTCGCGGGACTTCGGGACGAGGTACGCGCTGTTCGTGCCGATGTTCCTGGCGGTGGCGGCCGCCTGTGCGCCGCGGCCCGGCCGGCGGTGGACGGCCGTGGCGACGGCGGCGCTGGTGCTGTTCGCCGCCGTGAGTTCGCTGCGGACGTTCCCGTACTACCTGCCGTACTCCAACGAGGCCTTCGGCGGCCCCGCCCGCACCCACCGGCTGCTGCACGACTCCAACGTGGACTGGGGGCAGGACCTGGGCCGGCTCGCCGACCGGCTCCGGCAGCGGTATCCGGGCGAACGGGTGTGGCTGGTGTACAAGGGCAGCGGTGTTCCGTCGTACTACGGCATCCGCGCGGCCGATCCGCGCGGGGTGCCGCCGGAGCGGGTGCACGGGCTGCTGGTGGTGTCCGACTCGGCGCTCGCCAAGGCGCGCGGGCGGCTCGCGGAGCTGGTCGCCGGCAGCCGTCCGGCCGGTGACGTGGGGCATTCGATCAGCCTCTTCCGCCGCTGA
- a CDS encoding MurR/RpiR family transcriptional regulator → MPSPQQARAQASAITSGKTAPEAEASPTSRLRELFDGPRLSPGQRRIAQYLIEHITEAAFLSITELADRVGVSQPSVTRFAGAVGFSGYPALREKLQSIALSSLAGGPGEEDRANELQAAVDAEIENLENLRRDFADPEKIIQVGRELSRSTPLTVLGLRISESLAEYFGYAARRIHPDVRLVTRGGSVAYDALLQCREAGGTWVLAFAMPRHSQETLQAVRVARGAGLKVALVTDLALGPVADEADVTFATGTGSRLVFDSYAAPGVLAAALLQAMTDADPERTQARLEKYEQLSDQHQFFLKD, encoded by the coding sequence GTGCCCTCGCCGCAGCAGGCTCGCGCACAGGCATCTGCGATCACGTCCGGCAAGACCGCACCCGAGGCGGAAGCGTCGCCGACCTCGCGGCTGAGGGAACTCTTCGACGGCCCCCGTCTGTCGCCGGGGCAGCGGCGCATCGCCCAGTATCTGATCGAGCACATCACCGAGGCCGCGTTCCTGTCCATCACCGAGCTGGCCGACCGGGTCGGGGTCAGCCAGCCGTCCGTCACCCGCTTCGCCGGCGCCGTCGGCTTCAGCGGCTATCCGGCGCTGCGCGAGAAGCTCCAGTCGATCGCGCTGAGCAGCCTGGCCGGCGGGCCGGGCGAGGAGGACCGGGCCAACGAGCTCCAGGCGGCCGTCGACGCCGAGATCGAGAACCTGGAGAACCTGCGGCGTGACTTCGCCGACCCGGAGAAGATCATCCAGGTCGGCCGCGAGCTGTCCCGTTCCACGCCGCTGACGGTGCTGGGGCTGCGGATCTCGGAGTCGCTGGCCGAGTACTTCGGCTACGCCGCCCGCCGGATCCACCCCGACGTACGGCTGGTCACCCGGGGCGGCAGCGTGGCCTACGACGCGCTGCTGCAGTGCCGTGAGGCCGGCGGCACCTGGGTGCTGGCCTTCGCCATGCCCCGGCACTCCCAGGAGACCCTGCAGGCGGTCCGGGTCGCGCGCGGTGCCGGCCTGAAGGTCGCCCTGGTGACCGACCTGGCGCTCGGCCCGGTGGCCGACGAGGCCGACGTCACCTTCGCCACCGGCACCGGCTCCCGGCTGGTGTTCGACTCCTATGCCGCGCCGGGCGTGCTGGCCGCCGCGCTGCTGCAGGCCATGACGGACGCCGACCCGGAGCGCACCCAGGCCCGCCTGGAGAAGTACGAGCAGCTCTCCGACCAGCACCAGTTCTTCCTGAAGGACTGA